The proteins below are encoded in one region of Methanomassiliicoccales archaeon:
- a CDS encoding uroporphyrinogen decarboxylase family protein — MNGKERFLTSLGRRTPDRAPIFLRDLTLGLDESGLTTPEVCAGMYDADKASRSIIALQHRLDQDAVVGCIHYVGMEIELLGGQVRFPEWGIPSVVVHPFQSTNDPSFDLLDLKRDGPFPNVLKCYAQVAGSLGDTTAVVCNLEGPLTKAALLRGIENLALDMQFDPGLAGEYVNYATELGDEYLRAVDSAASLDCAFIAAASDNPDIFGPEAFRTYTMPGLARLNRTARVLALPTIFHPHGDMSANANISLLDDILATGIAGFQFAERNDPRKLLDLMGGRIALMGGIDAFSTLLLGPEEKIIDETEAYLHLFQPWTGYVFMCSCSLHRGMPLENVEIMMRCARNYGVEKGI, encoded by the coding sequence ATGAACGGAAAGGAAAGGTTCCTCACCTCCCTGGGACGAAGGACGCCGGACCGGGCGCCGATATTCCTCAGGGACCTGACCTTGGGATTGGATGAATCGGGACTTACCACTCCCGAGGTTTGCGCCGGGATGTACGATGCGGACAAAGCATCCCGTTCGATCATCGCCCTGCAACACCGCTTGGACCAGGATGCGGTGGTGGGATGCATCCATTACGTAGGTATGGAGATCGAACTATTGGGCGGCCAGGTACGGTTTCCGGAATGGGGCATACCTAGCGTTGTGGTGCATCCATTTCAGAGCACCAACGACCCTTCCTTCGATCTCTTGGACCTAAAACGGGATGGTCCATTCCCGAACGTCTTGAAGTGCTACGCGCAGGTGGCTGGATCATTGGGCGATACCACGGCCGTGGTCTGCAACCTGGAGGGACCGTTGACCAAGGCGGCGTTACTCCGCGGGATAGAAAATCTGGCCTTGGACATGCAGTTCGATCCTGGGCTGGCCGGGGAATACGTTAACTACGCTACCGAACTGGGTGATGAATACCTGCGGGCAGTGGATTCCGCCGCATCTCTGGACTGCGCCTTCATTGCCGCGGCCTCTGATAATCCGGACATTTTCGGGCCGGAGGCTTTCCGAACCTATACAATGCCCGGCCTGGCCCGATTGAACAGGACCGCCAGGGTCCTTGCTCTTCCGACGATATTCCACCCGCACGGAGATATGAGCGCTAACGCGAACATCTCATTATTGGACGATATCCTAGCAACGGGGATCGCGGGTTTTCAGTTCGCCGAACGGAACGATCCTCGGAAATTATTGGATCTCATGGGAGGCAGGATCGCCCTCATGGGGGGAATAGACGCGTTCTCCACGCTTCTGCTTGGTCCCGAGGAGAAGATCATCGATGAGACGGAGGCGTACCTCCATCTTTTCCAACCTTGGACAGGATATGTGTTCATGTGCTCCTGCTCGTTGCATCGGGGCATGCCACTGGAGAACGTGGAGATCATGATGCGATGCGCCAGAAATTATGGGGTTGAGAAAGGAATATGA
- the lipA gene encoding lipoyl synthase: MPSLDLDGKPPWLRIKGLSTSNSSEVRRMLSSGLRTVCDSSRCPNLGECWGSGHATFMILGERCTRNCRFCAIPSGRPEGGVDEGEPERLAEAVRSLGLKHVVITSVTRDDLEDGGAGIFAAVVRNIRWMVPDTSVEVLIPDLQGDKEGLEKVVSSSPDVLGHNLETVRSLQWVRDPKASYERSLDVLQMAKWFDPSSLTKSSLMLGLGEQREEIRQAMLDLLSAKVDLLTLGQYLPPLGSSLPLDRYVHPSEFDELRAMARSLGFKGVMAGPLVRSSYKALDLMREAGAGRC; encoded by the coding sequence ATGCCCTCACTGGACCTTGATGGTAAACCGCCCTGGCTTCGGATAAAGGGCCTATCTACATCCAATTCATCAGAAGTGAGGCGTATGCTATCATCAGGGTTGAGGACGGTATGCGACTCTTCCCGCTGTCCGAACCTGGGGGAGTGCTGGGGCAGCGGTCACGCCACGTTCATGATACTGGGGGAAAGGTGCACCCGGAACTGCCGCTTCTGCGCCATTCCCAGCGGCCGTCCGGAAGGAGGGGTCGATGAAGGGGAACCGGAAAGACTGGCCGAAGCGGTGCGTTCCCTGGGACTGAAGCATGTGGTGATAACCTCGGTCACCAGGGACGATCTGGAGGACGGAGGAGCTGGCATTTTCGCCGCGGTTGTGAGAAACATACGGTGGATGGTCCCCGATACTAGCGTGGAGGTGCTCATCCCTGACCTTCAAGGTGATAAGGAGGGCTTGGAGAAAGTGGTCAGTTCTTCGCCTGATGTTCTGGGGCACAATCTGGAAACGGTGCGTTCATTGCAATGGGTAAGGGACCCAAAAGCCTCTTACGAACGTTCCCTGGACGTTCTCCAAATGGCCAAATGGTTCGATCCAAGTTCGTTGACCAAGAGCTCGCTCATGCTTGGGTTAGGTGAACAGAGGGAGGAGATCAGACAGGCCATGCTGGACCTTCTATCAGCAAAGGTGGACCTGCTCACCCTCGGACAGTACCTTCCACCACTGGGATCGTCATTGCCCTTGGATCGTTATGTGCATCCATCCGAGTTCGACGAACTGAGGGCGATGGCTCGTTCCCTCGGTTTCAAAGGGGTCATGGCCGGACCGCTCGTCAGATCGTCGTACAAAGCTTTGGATCTCATGAGAGAGGCTGGTGCTGGAAGATGTTAA
- a CDS encoding ABC transporter substrate-binding protein, with product MVQRKYLTLLIGVVVIISALGAAFLLLPPSKGDMDITIAYSEKVNYETLIVANEEGMFADHGLNVSTKLVTGGILAAEALITGSADLAAMGDAPAVQVITKVTGAKIVARFIGAAGMHRIIAWNLILEPKDLEGKKVGLQETSSSHGAFLQWCEVNGVNADNITIVPMAPSNIPEAMAFHQIDAMVGSEPWAVNTENLCGDDVHELGNSSGLGSTFPIVLVASEKALNDRPEAIKAVVKALDQSNQFIMENWDDAMEICASRTGLSIADQSRCSAMQFFEVGFNETDVLSMNMTAQVLLDFGKITALPDVMAHVELSFLLKD from the coding sequence ATGGTACAACGAAAATATCTGACATTATTGATAGGGGTCGTAGTGATCATATCCGCTTTGGGTGCGGCCTTCCTGCTACTTCCCCCCTCGAAGGGCGATATGGACATTACCATCGCCTATTCGGAGAAAGTAAACTACGAGACGTTGATCGTGGCCAACGAAGAAGGCATGTTCGCCGATCATGGATTGAACGTCAGCACCAAACTGGTCACCGGCGGCATCCTGGCGGCTGAGGCGCTCATCACCGGATCGGCCGACCTAGCGGCCATGGGCGATGCCCCGGCGGTGCAAGTGATCACCAAGGTCACAGGTGCTAAGATCGTAGCTCGTTTCATAGGGGCAGCGGGGATGCATCGCATCATTGCCTGGAACCTTATCCTTGAGCCTAAGGACCTGGAAGGAAAGAAGGTCGGACTGCAGGAGACCTCCAGTAGCCATGGGGCTTTCCTGCAATGGTGCGAGGTGAACGGGGTGAATGCGGACAACATCACCATTGTACCCATGGCCCCGTCCAACATCCCAGAAGCGATGGCCTTCCACCAGATCGATGCCATGGTGGGTAGCGAACCTTGGGCGGTGAACACCGAGAACCTTTGCGGGGACGATGTGCACGAGTTGGGCAACTCCTCAGGATTGGGGAGCACTTTCCCCATCGTGCTGGTGGCCTCGGAGAAGGCCTTGAACGATAGACCGGAAGCCATAAAAGCGGTCGTGAAGGCTTTGGACCAGAGCAATCAGTTCATAATGGAGAACTGGGACGACGCCATGGAAATATGCGCCTCCCGAACCGGCCTCTCAATCGCTGACCAGTCTCGCTGCAGTGCAATGCAGTTCTTCGAGGTCGGTTTTAACGAGACCGACGTGCTCAGCATGAACATGACCGCCCAGGTCCTTCTGGACTTCGGGAAGATAACGGCCTTACCGGATGTTATGGCGCATGTGGAGCTGAGCTTCCTGCTGAAGGATTGA
- the pdhA gene encoding pyruvate dehydrogenase (acetyl-transferring) E1 component subunit alpha yields MLTDEFDPLKGEMLRVMDEEGAVDRSLMPKLSKEVLIKAYRTMVLTRMADDKAVKLQRQGKLGAYPPSRGQEASQIGPAMALKEGDWLLWAFREMGGLLWKGIPLSTLYLYWMGNELGNVYPEGSNVTPSVVPVASQIPHAVGIAYASKLRKEKIVTLAYFGDGATSEGEFHEGLNFAGVFKTPNVFVCQNNQFAISTRRERQSASPTLAQKAVAYGFPGILVDGNDILAMYAAAKEAVDRARKGKGPTLIESYTYRMSDHTTSDDWRKYRTKEEVDTWQRKDPLSRFAKYLKAEGVLSDEGEIEKEMSKVIEEAVAAAEAVPAPSRKDVFEHTYAEMPPYLKWQMGPGGERR; encoded by the coding sequence ATGTTAACGGACGAGTTCGATCCCTTGAAAGGAGAGATGCTGCGCGTGATGGATGAAGAAGGGGCCGTGGACCGCTCCCTGATGCCCAAATTGTCCAAGGAGGTGCTCATCAAGGCCTACCGCACCATGGTCCTTACGCGCATGGCTGACGACAAGGCGGTGAAGTTGCAGCGTCAGGGGAAATTGGGCGCCTACCCGCCCAGCAGAGGACAGGAGGCCAGCCAGATAGGTCCGGCCATGGCCCTGAAGGAAGGTGACTGGCTTTTATGGGCCTTTCGAGAGATGGGCGGCCTGCTGTGGAAGGGGATACCGTTGAGCACGCTGTACCTGTACTGGATGGGCAACGAGCTGGGAAATGTCTATCCAGAAGGGTCGAACGTAACGCCTTCGGTGGTGCCGGTGGCCTCCCAGATACCCCACGCTGTGGGCATCGCCTATGCAAGTAAGCTGAGGAAGGAAAAGATCGTCACTTTGGCCTACTTCGGGGATGGAGCGACATCGGAAGGGGAGTTTCACGAGGGCCTCAATTTTGCCGGGGTATTCAAGACCCCCAACGTCTTCGTCTGTCAGAACAACCAGTTCGCCATTTCCACCCGCAGGGAGCGGCAGAGCGCCTCACCAACCTTGGCGCAAAAAGCGGTCGCCTATGGATTCCCGGGCATATTGGTCGACGGGAACGACATCTTGGCCATGTACGCGGCGGCCAAGGAGGCGGTGGACCGTGCCCGGAAAGGTAAAGGACCGACGCTCATCGAATCTTACACATACCGCATGAGCGACCACACCACTTCCGATGATTGGAGGAAGTATCGTACGAAAGAAGAGGTGGATACTTGGCAACGGAAGGACCCGCTCTCTCGCTTCGCGAAGTATCTGAAAGCGGAAGGTGTCCTGAGCGACGAGGGGGAGATAGAGAAAGAGATGTCCAAGGTGATCGAGGAAGCGGTCGCCGCCGCGGAAGCTGTTCCCGCACCGAGCAGGAAGGACGTCTTTGAGCATACCTACGCCGAGATGCCTCCCTATCTCAAATGGCAGATGGGTCCAGGAGGCGAGCGTCGATGA